CAGACAAGGGAAGTGTTACGCAACTGAAACCAAAGTGCCACCCTTTTCGCAAGTGCATTGGTGACTGGTCTTAACCATTCTCGAAAGGCAGCTTCAGGCCCCGCAATATTCTCAGCCTAGACCATTCAACAGAGATCTCGATAATCAAAATACTTCCTGTTGCTTCTTTCGATGAGGGCTGAGAAGCGTTTCTCTTAAACCAGTATTCAGGAGAGCCATTTGCAAATTCttttggcaggaaaaaaaaatacacgctgTCACCAGGTAGCACACCTGGGAACAAATTATTGTGCTTGCTGAATGCTGAGGACTTGTGCCGAAGAGCACGGTCAGTCAATTTGATATGGGTCATACGATGACTAGCAGCCAATGACAGGGCGCCACCCGTGACTGGTTTTGCCTTTATCTTTAGCCTGCGATTTTTCACTTTATGAAGTGCACCAGTTTCTTCTATTTTGGTTTGGTACGTTTGGCGCTCTGTCTTCAGTCTGCCACAGTTCAAATCTGAATCGCCTTGTTCAGTATGAAAAGTACTACCTACGGTGACTACTCTCTCGCAGTTATACTTCAACACATTCACATGGCTCAATGGTATCATTTCCTTATTCTCACTACCGGCTGTCGTTTTCTCGTTAGCTGTCATCAAACCACTTTCGTCAGATAAATCTTTTAACACATTTGTAAGTGCTCGGTTTGATGAAACTAGATCACTAATTTTCAGTTCTGTTTTTTAATTCGTGTTGTGCCCCAGTTCAACAATTGGGACCACCTGCTTTAGACCAGAAACTTCGATAGCTTCCTCCTCGTCATCACAAAAGGAAGTTAGCATTGACGACAGAATGTGCTCTGCCTCATCAAGCTTATGGCGCAATTGCAAAATGCGCTCTTCTCTCTCTTTGATCTCGTTCCCAAATTCGAAAGGAACATCCCTTCCTTGCTCCAATGCTTCTAGCTTAGACTGAACCCACCACTTTAGATCCGGTCCAGTCAATCACATCTTTATTCCAATTTGCCTCAACTCTTGCTCCGCCAGTTTCAGTCGTAACCTCAGTAGCCGTGCCTCTAATTCCAACTGCGTCTTAGCAGCATCTCGCTCAGCGAGCACCTCTTCGTGAACTTGAGCGGTTTGTTCATCAACCCAGGCACCTAATTTCGCGCCCTGCAGCCCAATGCGCTCGCCCAACGCAACCAGCTCTGCCAGACGCGTCGCCATTACTGTAAGTTCGGGCAACCACGAGCAAACGATTTCATCTCGTTACAGTGAGCTCCTATATTTAGGAATACTTGCAGTAAAACAACCAGCCTTGTCCTGTCGTGGACGCCATTTGTGATGATTAGGTTCTTTATAGTGTGACAGGAAACGCATCCAAGGTGTTGCGCCTTGGTGCTTCCAATAAAAGACAAGGCTGGCTGCAAACCACATGCAAGGGAAACATTTATCAATAGAAAATAACACTCTCTTATATACACGGACTAAGAATAATAAAGCGAAAAGATTACAACGACAGTTATATCACGCGATACACGGATAAATTCACGAACAAAGCTAGAGTTCACTAAGATAAGTAGGAGTAACAAAACAAGCGGAGGTCACGTGAAAGTAAAGTGTTCACCAGTTATAGGCGGGGATGGTGGTCCAGAAGTCTATGTGGAGGTGGCACCATCAAAATGAAGCCTGGGGACGGACGAAGGGAGCAAGTCTCGAACGGTCGACGTGTCGCTGGCTCAACCAAGGTCTTGCCGTTGAGATGAGGTCAGATACGGTTGTCTCGAGCTTCACCAGTAGGTCCGCTGTGATCGAGTGGAAGGCCTAGGCATCGAGGCCCTTTCGCCTGGCAGCCCACTTTTCCGCGCCTCGTCGTCCAGCTTCCGGAGAGCGCTCACTGTTGAGCAAACCGCAGCCTACAGTGAGGAAGACGCCGGGTCGTCGGCAAGTGCAGAGCTGGCCAGGTAGAGGCCTCGTCAGCCCGGGTCCAAGCACCCGTCAAGCTCATACCTCTGCACCCTAGCCGCCTTCACTTCTTCCAACCGCCGACGTGTCTTCTACCTCTttcatgatcatgatgatgatcttaAACCATGGCACGGACCCTCTCTTCCgttcttctcttcctcttcttttatCATAGTCTCTCGTGGACATTTCTTTAGATGTTGCTTTTTTTCTTGCATcgcctcgcgcacttcacatatcacagcCATGCAAGACATGActcggggaaaagctgctggagaagatagaataacagtcgattaattaaaagatggaggcgatatcatgcttgaaaagtttgcagctctttatacgcaatgcctcatgacttcaagtgtacagGATAACTGGAAGAGTGCCAACATTATGCGAATCCAATAAGAAGGGAGaagttagagaattgaaaaattatagacccattagcttgctttcagtactgtataaaatattcaccaagatgaatctgggcaacacttgacttcaatcatccaagagaacaggctggcttcaggaagggatatcctACAAtcgatcacatccatgtcatcaataaggtaatcgagaaatctggggagtacaatcgacctctctattggactttcatagataatgaaaaggaattcgattcagtagatatagcagcactcatagaggcattgcgtaatcaagaactacaggaggcatacgtgaatacctggGAAATATCGACGAAGATTATatagctacattggttctccacaagaaaagtagagatacctatcaagaaaggggtcaggcaatgaaACACAATGtctcctatgctattcactgcatgcttggaagaagtattcaagctgttagactggcatggcttaggagtgaggatcaacggcaaatatttcagcaaccttcggtttgcagatgatatcgtcctattcaacaacaatgggggCGAGTTAGAACAAGTGatggaggaccttaaccaagaaagtgtaagagtggggctgaagattatattcagaagacaaatataatgtacAACCGCCTGACAAGAGAACAAAAATTccggatcaccagtcagcctctagagattgtaaaggagtacgcttatctaggccaattactcacaggcgaccctgatcatgagaaggaagtttacaaAAGAATATAATTGGATTGGAGTccatacggaaggcattgccaaatcctgactgggagcttaccagtgtcgctgaaaagaaaagtgtacaatcattgcattctactgctgctaacatatagggcagaaacttggaggataacaaagaagctcgagaacaagttaaggaccgcacaaagagcgttggaacgaaaaatgctaggcgtagcgataagagacaggaagagagcagcggtgtggatcagagagaaaacgaggatagccgatattctaatttacattaagagaaaaaaatggagcttggcaggccaagtaatgcataggatgaataaccggtggaccatgagATTTACATAGTGGATatcaagagaaagaaagcaccgtcgaggacggcagaaaactaggtggcgtgatgaagataggaaatttgcaAACGCAAATTGGGATCAGCGAGCGCAAGGGGGAGAAGATCGCAGGGATAGGATTTCgttttgcagtggacataaatataggctgctgctgatgatgatgatgatagcctcGCTTAGGAGATTGATTGAAAAAGTTTACTGAGCTGTGAAAATGCAGCTGCGCTCCTCCGGAGTGCGCTGTTGGAgtccttagtccagggccccagcagCCCTGGCTGTCCGCGCTGCTGCACTCTACCAACCAGCTGTTACTGATTAACACTAATTACTTATTTATTGAATTAACTTGTACTAATAGTTGAAGGTAATCAGAAGTTGTAGAAGTCAGCAGATCAATTGGTTAAtgaattaaataaataattatttaattagcACTAATAGCTACTAATCAGCAGTTGTAGCGGTCAGCAGACCAATTGGTGAACTTATTAGATAAGAACTTATTATTTAAGTAACCCTAATTGCTACTAATCAGTAGTTGTAGCGATCAGTAAGCCATTGGGGGCACTTCTAAAATAGAAGGAATAAATCCTAGGCACCTTCTCTTCATATATACACACTCTCAGCATTTTATTTCGGGAGGAAAAAAATTAAGCTAACACTATTGCATCAGAGCACCACATTCACAAGTGCAATGTTCGAACCTACATGCGCCTTGCTCGCTTGCGAGCAGACTTGCACATTCAAGACAGGTTCTCGCTACAGGACGCGCGCATAAAAATGCATTCGCGTCACCAAATAAAATTTGATGATGCGGGCCGTAAACTCCTCAAAATGCATACGGCGTCCAATAAGCACAAGAGTGTCGCTAAAATGAAaagaccctaatccttgacttgggtggctgctagtggcactcgcacctcggcgttggtgtgccctggtgtagggcgggaaaccgaaTTAGGAGGAGCGagtgaactggcgggaaaccgccactgCACATATTAGCGCGCAAGGGAgcaaaggagggcgaggagggtgCAGAAGGCGCGACCCATGTCCCCCTAGCGGAACACGCACGAAGCGCACTTTACGCGCCCCTCCGCCGCTGATATGAGAGCAGTtaacgagcgccggcgcgcagctggcgcgcgcgagcgagcgacggtgctggtgcgcgccgggagaggagaagcgagagaggagggagtgacacCTCCCCTCCGCTTTGTTAGGCTGTGTCAGGTGGTGAGTAGCTCTAtttagcttgtttttattttaattagtaataaACGGATACCACTGGTTTACGTGTGACGTCATTGAAGACGCCACTTCTCGTCTTGGAGTTTCACGagaacctgtactgatgcggtgggtattAAAAGTggacgattgtgtgctttggtgcacgacaattagactttccttcattgtttctaattatttctGCCACCTAATTAGCTCTTCACTGTACTAAAtatgtgctctgatgtcatatctatcatcaaccataatatacctgtttttattttctaggatttgtttttaatttcgtcccacctctgtgacacaccggaagtcggtccctaaccggaagttgctgcgcaacaAACAGGAGTGCCActgaagtcgcagtttcacccgaaaggcgaagagtcgactgcgatagcaaactagtggacagctgtacaaagtaaggatagtagtgttatcggccgtatcaacttgtaaacataggcacactaagttaacaagcatggtgtcacgcgcgcacaagcaaacatgaacgctgTCAAAACACTGCATTGCGTCAGCgcggcagtagcagcgagcgaattgggcttcctgccggcgctcgcatcaacgcgaccttagccgcgaaaacacggggagggcggactgtgcccccgacgcagatagctttcaagatagccGCACGGGTGGGcgttaaggtacgtccacactagcgacaaaaacgcgcgcgacacgccgcacgcggcaagGGCCCGCGCGGCACactcgcgcgggcaagtccacactcgcgttttggcattttgcggcacgcggcaacggcgcgtggagtgcTGCGTTGTCTCGTTCtattcgatacttctcgtgacaacgcgctctccgttctgccggtttcgtgttccattggaagtgtctctgtttctttgcgccactgccggccacgctcagccatgtcggatacggacgcggagctactggtgactgtgaagactataatacttatttgttctttacttgtgcaacgtcgacgtgccagaaagcggacgagaaagttttgggtgcgccctatatggcggtacagggacactgagagccaggcgcacactctgctttcccgcatgtgccagcggttggcacCCACCTCCTTGTCCTTATATTCGACGTTCGATTTGAcatagaggcacgcatatccgcgaacggtttccaaaaacgcctccattgcgaggcgaattcttcgtcgacgtctcggtggcggtgtgggaaggcttaacaaaaacagcccccttcACTGGActatcgcttctcggccttttggctaagatcaaatgtAGTACCTTcactggacatggcctctgagattttacggcgtgcgtgtcactgttcgatctcagagcccatgcattatgattctttgcttgtgcgacaggtggcgccacaactgcgcagctcgcttctgattggtgctcgtcttgcggctgccgcaaaaaatgggtctcgcacccattcgagcgtttgccgcgcgttgctgccgcttttcgtgaatcttgccgcgcgcgacacgccgcacgcggcaagcgcccgcgcggcagactcgcgcgggcaagtccacactcgcgttttgcggcacgcggcaacggcgcttggagtgccgcgttgtctcgttccattcgatacttctcgtgacaacgcgctctccgttctgccgctttcgtgttccattggaagtagagtgtactagacaatattctagtacactctaattggaagtgtctgtgtttctttgcgccactgccggccacgctttgtcagccatgtcggatacggacgaggaggtactggtgactgtgaacactataatacttatttgttctttacttgtgcgacgtcgacgtgccagaaagcggacgagaaagttttgggtgcgcTCTGTATGGCGGTACAGGTacactgagagccaggcgcacactctgGTTTCCCGCATGTGCCACGGTTGGCACGCAGCTCGttgtccttaaaatcgacgttcgatttgtcatagaggcacgcatatccgcTAACAGTTTCCAAAAACgcgaggcgaattcttcgtcgacgtctcgatggcggtgtgggaaggcttaacaaaaacagcccccttgactggaaatggtctctgagattttacggcgtgcgcgtGTCACTGTTCAATCTCTGAGCCCATAGATTATGATTCTTTGCTTATGCGACAGGTGGGGCCACAACAGCGCGGCGCGCTTCttattggtgctcgttttgcggctgccgcgaaaaaatgggtctcgcacccattcgcgcgtttgccgcgcgttgctgccgcttttcgtgaatctcgccgcgccgcgcgcggcgtgccgcgcgcgtttttgttGCTAGTGTGCACGTACCTTTAGACGTactgcgtacggcgcgcggcgaaggttttgtcgcccgtggactttacacggaacctcacggcgatgacaacggcgacggaagaaatgcgcctggagtgtccatataattgctatcgcaataaaagcaccgaGACTGCAGCAAGAGTCGCATGAATACATACCGCCAAACCTAGTGAACAGCCGCGGACATTGCATCGCCGCCCATCCGCGCCGTGCTAATCGAGCAGCGCCACGAGATGCGAGAATCGGTGGCGGGTCCACGCCGTCAAAGAACTTTAAAACTGAACCTAATCTAGTAATGCTGGCTGTGGTATACATACCTTGCGGGATTCctcagaactgatttgccatattctaTGTCCCTTTCTTCAAGTTGTCGATTCATCCGTCCTCGagctgcgatctgctagcctcctggttagctcacatGGTAGAGCAACCGCCCCAGATATGCTTTGTTCCCGGGTTTGAATGCCGGACCAGGAGAAATTTTTCCTCAGCTGCGAAGCGTTCTTTCGGAGAagcccgtatgggtttcctttggaGCTTCGTGCTACGTTGGAATGGATGATAATTTTACAGCAACGCTGTATATGGCTAAGTTCCAACCAAAAGTGCGTGAGTCGACAGGGTCTGTAGAAAAAAAGTCGCGTCGAAAAATTTGAATCCGGAGCAGCCTGCTGCGCGCCGGCGGTGATCCGAGGCTCCAGAGGGGATGGGGGAATTataaaacgtcattgtgtaccTACCAATGTTTGTGCCTTgttttcttgtgacgtcgacatcgctCTAGCGACGTTATCAGCCGTTCTACTTTGGTCTTGCTATGGCCAGGACGCGAATAGTCagtactgaagaagaacgtgcGTTGAAAGAGTGCCGTTGGGAGCAACAGCGTGACTGGGCGCGAAGGCAACGGGAAGCTgctatagccgaacgcgtgtcgtTCAAAGTATCCGTAACATCTGATGGCCGCTCTGTGACTGATGAAGAACAACAGCATGCCCGTGAGGATCGCCTTCGCGAGCAGAAGCGGTAGTGGGCGCGAAAGCATCTGCAACCAATTGCAGTATATCGCAGTGACCACAAACCAGTTGTTACCATGGCGACAAAGTAACGAGAAAATAAAAGGCGATAACAAAaacgaagttatgtgtatgtGTCTTTAGTTAATCAATGGAGCAATTGACCATGTATTCCtcaatatagttatcaacaagGTCTGGTCATGGTTATCAACAAGGACGCTGGtattccatcttcacatagtcgAAAGGCTCCTAATTTTTTcccctttcatgatacttcctccaccttgcgggattccgcagaagtGATTTCCCATATTTTATGCCCCTCTGTTTCGAGTTGTCGATTCATCCGCCCTCGAGCtgtgatctgctagcctcctggttagctcagatggaaGAGCGACCGCCCCAGAAAGGCCTTCGTCCCGGGTTTGAATGCCGGGCCAGGACGAACTTTTCCTCAACGGCGAAgcattctttctgagaaacccgtattggtttcctttgtagcttcgggCTACATTCGGGCAGAAGCCATCTTTATTTCCATTTCACGAAGGCGTATACAGAAATAGGGCACGTAATGGGTGCACACTAACGTGGTTTTCAAGGTCAAAATGTGTGAAGTGGAGCGTGGTAGGGTACTGGGGTGAAGCGGTGACGATATCCCAGATGCAGCTCGTGTTGTTCGGGTACACATCCGGAAACAATGGACTCGTGATGGTCCCATTCCATGCCTCGATCCTGCCACCGCACGGGTCTGCGGAGAGCACACGTTTGAGTGAGTGAAGGGATGGAATAATGGACAAGCTAACCTACTGCAAAACCCAGTGCCTCTGGCAACGAATATCCAGTGTCATGCCGGATTCTGGGTCCGGTGTCGCGCTGAATACTGGAGCGATATACTGGCGGAACACACTGGGTGGCGCAGGGTACTGGTGAGAAGAGCAGCGCTAGAGCGAAAAATACGCGATGGCTGCCTACCATGCATATATCTCTAAAAAAGAGAAAGTATAAGAGAGAGAGCAGTTCATTGCAGTAAAAATATGAAAAATTATAAGAAAAGGTAGCTCCACTCCTAGTCTAACGTCTCACCTATAGATTACAAGCCCAGTACCGTTCCACAATACACTACGCCAgaatatattttatttattaaatgCCAGTAAAATAGTCTATAAAAAGCAAAGCACTACGGAAATTGAGGGTGACTCCACGACCACGCAGTAAAAAATCAGATAAGCAAATACAAGCGTTCAATAAAGATATCCATTCCTTTGGTGATCTTTGAGCGGCAAACACACAGCGAACGTAAGCAGCAGATTGCAGAAATAACAACCAATTGCTTCACGGTGCTTCAGTATGCCGGCCGCACATTCTACTGCGTCAAAGGCTACGTAGGCCAAGTATTATGAACTTGACAGATGGTGGGTCACAGGTATTTTTGAAACGTAGGAAACGAAATGCGCATGGTGTGACGTGTAACTCATATTTAGTGTTCTTTGGGAAGTGTCCCAGCACACCACAGCCATACATTCTATAAAATAGTAATCAAGTGCTTCGGCACGCGGACCCAGATGGCAGTTAGTTGACCATGGCAAGAAACGGTCCGTTTTCTCCAACCACGTTTTGGCAGAAAGTGTTGCCAATTGTCACACAAAGAAACAAGTTTTTACACCTGGAGCAATGACGATTCGCCGGACACGCTCAACTGCATCTAGGTAATGACACTCCATGTAAAGTGAAGGATAAATGGAATATGGGAAGAATGTGTCTCTACAAgtcacacagaaaaaaaaatgtctgcatGGAATAGAACGTCGTCAAGTGCCACAACACTACTTTTTATTTTCAGGATTAGTACTTTCACTTCGAAAAAAATACCAAATGGACAGCCGACCCAGGACGCTGTGTACCAGCTGTTACTGCAGATTTCGATAGCCGTTCCTCGTTATTCGTGCCAGGCAAATGCAACATCGCCTTGGTTTAACAATGTGTACCAATCAACAAATCTGTGAAGTCAAATATCTCATTTAAAGAAGCGTCggtgtacccgccgtggtggcttagcggtcatggtgttgcgctgttaagcatgaggtcgcgggatcaaatgccggctgGAAataccgcatttcgatgggggagaaatccAAAAAAACGCCAGTGTTCCGTGCACTGGGGataccttaaagaaccccaggtggtccaaattattccagagtctccacctacggtgtCTCTCATAATGAAGtcattgttttggcacgtaaaaccctagaaattTGCGAGAAGTGTCGGTGAGTGCGGCTGGTAGCCTTCGGCGATAGCAGATATACGTATAATAATACATTGGTTCCAGCTCGAAAAGTCGCAGACTATGGCGTTTGTTTATCGTTTTCGCCGGCGTCTTTTCACGTTGCCACCAATGTGTtaccataccaactcgcccacctAATGATCCTGCGGCATTTACGTATGCTTACAGCACGTCGCATAGGGGCTCACCGCTTCATGTGCTAATaccgcagacacacacacacacacacacacacacacacacacacacacacacacacacacacacacacacacacacacacacacacacacacacacacacacacacacacaccacacacgcacacaaacccGTTGATTTAAGATTACTCAAACTGTTCGCCACGAGCTCGACTATAGGTGGCCCCACTGTCGCCGCGTTATTGTGGATTGGCGGTTGACGGCGCGCATTGATATGTGCGCGGCGGCGTTTCGCTGTGAACAATTTGGCCCGATTTTCTGGAAATGAAACGCGCTGATTGCAGTGATCTGTTCTTATATCGTCGTCTAAATGCCACGTTCTTACGATATGCCCGCAACGTTTCTATTTACTTGAAAGAAGCGAAAACTGTAATGCAACGGGGGACTAGCATTCGGCCACACAGCCTCTCTTTCGGCACATTCTCGGGGATTTTCGGGTATGTTTCGCTTGCGTTCCACCTACTCTGTCAATATTGTTGCGCCAGGTATTAATACCGCATTCTCTGTGAATCTTGCACTGGCTTGAAAGAGATGGCATTACTGTACAACGAAGGTAAAGTAGCAAGTTAAGGCGCACTCTACATCACAATTGATGCCCACTTAACATACCTTGTTCGTTTTTTATGGCATACAGTAAAGGAGTTCAATTAGGCAAGCTAGAAGTCTGGGAGGGACAGTACATTAGTAGGATCATCAGGCCGCTTCTGACGAGATTACTTTTATCGCGCTTGCACGTTTATGCGCCCGACAGCGACGTGACCAGGTTGTAAACATTGGAGGAGCTAAATCATTAGGTAGGTTTATTTCAGCTAAAGGTGGCCACTGTCTTGCATCAAGATAACAACATTACATGGAAGAGCCGAAAGAAATGATAATAGGCGCCTTTCAGCTCAGTCGGATGACTTCCTTCGTCTAGAGACTGTCGTGCCACACGTGATTCTAATACCATAGTTATGTATCCTTTTAGGTCATTACATGCCATGAGTCCCAAATGAGGCGCTCGACCATCGCAGATTTGGCTGATAAAATTTGTAGGTGTTCGCTGTACCCCTTNNNNNNNNNNNNNNNNNNNNNNNNNNNNNNNNNNNNNNNNNNNNNNNNNNNNNNNNNNNNNNNNNNNNNNNNNNNNNNNNNNNNNNNNNNNNNNNNNNNNGGTGCTCCGTCCGCCTCAAGGCCAGCAGAAACTCCGGCCATGCCGACTTAAATAACTTCTGTATATCTCACGATACCGTTTCCCACGTAGAAGAGGCTATGTCATACTAAATGCCGCCTGGCATTGCGTATACCTGGCATAAAGTACGGAGCGCTCGCCCAAGTGAGCATGCCGACTGCCcagagatggcggcgcccatgaaaaaaaggTCTATACATAAAACGGTTTAAATAATCGTTGGTTTTTCTTTTGGCGTTGCCGTACTTCCTGACAAAAACACAGTAGTCATACTCTGGCACTGTATTTGTCAAAGAAACACGGGCTAATTAAAaataattgtggggttttacgcgtACGTACCAAACCCACGATCTGGTCATGAGGCCCGCCTTAGTGAGGGACTGCGGATTGATTTAAACTAcatgggcttctttaacgtgctcctacatcTAAGAAAACGAtcgttttcgtatttcgcccccatcgaaatgtggctgtcGTGATCGGGAAggaacccgcgacctcaagccACTGTGCGGTAGCCACTTGGCTACCGTGGCGGGTCGACATGGGCTAACAAAGTGATATTGCAAATAACGATGTGCTGGCAAGTTAGCTCGTTTGACATCTCATTGCATGGTATAGACTTGGGACAAAGAATGAGGCGAAAACGCGGCAAACTTATTTCGTAACCTCCAGATCCTTCGTCCATAGTTTGTGCTTGTTGTATACCTTGACGTTGCAAGTAGTTTATCCTTTGCAGTTCTATGGTCGCCTGCATGGCAGAAGAGATGTCAGATCCTTCGCGCATCATCCCGAGGTCCCTTCTGGGTGGTATCCTCCTGGTGACCACGTTGATCGTTCTCACGAACGCGGCCTACTTCTCGGTCCTGGACCTTTACAGCGTTACTGCTTCGGAGGCGACAGCTGTCACCTTCGCCCGGACCTCGTGGGGCACGGCGGGTGCTTACCTGGTACCCATAATTGTCTGCGTCTGCACTTTCGGAACAATGAGTTCCAGCTTTCTCAGCAACAGCCGGCTGATGATGGCCGCCGCCCGCAAAAGGCACCTGCCTTGGGCATTCTCGCTCATCACGATGAACTCTTCACTGCCAATCGTTGCAATGACATGTAGGTGCTGCCTCGCCATACTTTTCGCCGTGACGGG
The DNA window shown above is from Dermacentor silvarum isolate Dsil-2018 chromosome 1, BIME_Dsil_1.4, whole genome shotgun sequence and carries:
- the LOC119442309 gene encoding Y+L amino acid transporter 2, coding for MVACMAEEMSDPSRIIPRSLLGGILLVTTLIVLTNAAYFSVLDLYSVTASEATAVTFARTSWGTAGAYLVPIIVCVCTFGTMSSSFLSNSRLMMAAARKRHLPWAFSLITMNSSLPIVAMTCRCCLAILFAVTGSVRFLAKGSMTVFCVMSILVMLSMLRLRVTMKDAHRPIRVPTWLIFVNITISLTVILVPVLAAGEVVQYLVALGCVLIGFPVYFVLKAVQGSTSGISGNRFLQKLMLSVPCVRR